From one Streptomyces sp. CA-210063 genomic stretch:
- a CDS encoding GNAT family N-acetyltransferase encodes MSAEPVSYAVRVAEGPGDREACFAVRKEVFVVEQGVPEDLEYDAYDAGAVHVLAVRDDGLPLGAGRLLYGEAAAGKTGGAAGVGSLGRLAVVREARGLGVGVALVRAVEEAARGRGLTAVDLGAQTHALGFYERLGYVAYGAEFLDAGIPHRAMRRSL; translated from the coding sequence GTGAGTGCGGAGCCGGTGTCCTACGCGGTGCGCGTCGCCGAGGGTCCCGGCGACCGCGAGGCGTGCTTCGCGGTGCGCAAGGAGGTCTTCGTCGTCGAGCAGGGTGTGCCGGAGGACCTGGAGTACGACGCGTACGACGCCGGGGCCGTGCATGTGCTCGCCGTACGGGACGACGGGCTGCCCCTCGGGGCCGGGCGGCTGCTGTACGGGGAGGCTGCCGCCGGCAAGACCGGTGGGGCGGCTGGTGTGGGTTCGCTGGGGCGGCTGGCGGTCGTCCGGGAGGCTCGTGGGCTGGGCGTCGGGGTCGCGCTGGTGCGGGCCGTCGAGGAGGCGGCGCGTGGGCGGGGGCTGACCGCGGTGGATCTGGGGGCGCAGACGCATGCGCTGGGGTTCTACGAGCGGTTGGGGTATGTGGCGTACGGGGCGGAGTTCCTGGACGCGGGGATACCTCATCGGGCGATGCGGCGGAGTCTGTAG
- a CDS encoding Na+/H+ antiporter, which produces MDQLALFFVLLLGAVISVPVGERLKLPAPVLMTLLGIALAVPGFVPNVEIPPEFILPLLLPPLLYAAVRRTSWRQFAANRRPIFLLAVALVFVTTAAVAAVANAIVPGLPVAAAVALGALVAPPDPVAATAVAGQLGLPRRLVSILEGEGLFNDVTAIVLYHVAIAAAVGGSFSLSRAALQLVLSAVVAVAVGLALGWAANKLMDFLEDATLQIGLTLLVPYASYVMAEELHGSGVLAVLTTALFLAEYALGADDVLTRLAGHTVWDVVDTLVTGVAFGLIGLELHNAIRTASGRWGEMLGWAGAVVAVVVLVRLVWLLPATWLARRLHAKRDYDEEIPMSWRETVVMWWAGMRGVASVALALAIPLETDSGVPFPDRDEIVFIAFGVIMGTLVLQGLTLPWLVRRLGVRADEGVEKEFEKELAVRAAKAAKRRLKEIEEVEELPEELSERLLRRAFEIGVRISPEVGEEERREGHEQRVRRLRRMRRIQGEMLSAARHEVLAARSEAGADPEVVDRVLRHLDVRSLR; this is translated from the coding sequence GTGGATCAGTTGGCCCTGTTTTTCGTGTTGCTGCTCGGGGCCGTGATCAGTGTGCCGGTGGGGGAGCGGCTGAAGCTGCCGGCGCCGGTCCTGATGACGTTGCTGGGCATCGCGCTGGCCGTGCCGGGGTTCGTGCCCAATGTGGAGATCCCGCCGGAGTTCATCCTGCCGCTGCTGTTGCCGCCGCTGCTGTACGCGGCGGTGCGGCGGACGTCCTGGCGGCAGTTCGCGGCGAACCGGCGGCCGATCTTCCTGCTCGCGGTGGCGCTGGTGTTCGTGACCACCGCCGCCGTGGCCGCCGTGGCGAACGCGATCGTGCCCGGGCTTCCCGTCGCCGCGGCCGTGGCGCTCGGCGCCCTCGTCGCGCCGCCCGACCCGGTGGCGGCGACGGCCGTGGCGGGACAGCTCGGGCTGCCGCGTCGCCTGGTGTCGATCCTGGAGGGCGAGGGCCTCTTCAACGACGTCACGGCCATCGTGCTCTACCACGTGGCCATCGCGGCCGCCGTCGGCGGATCCTTCTCGCTGTCCCGTGCCGCGCTCCAGCTCGTGCTGTCGGCGGTGGTCGCCGTCGCCGTGGGGCTCGCGCTCGGCTGGGCCGCCAACAAGCTGATGGACTTCCTCGAGGACGCCACGCTGCAGATCGGGCTGACCCTGCTCGTGCCGTACGCGTCGTACGTGATGGCCGAGGAACTGCACGGGTCCGGGGTGCTCGCGGTGCTCACCACCGCGTTGTTCCTCGCGGAGTACGCGCTCGGGGCGGACGACGTCCTGACGCGGCTCGCCGGGCACACCGTCTGGGACGTCGTGGACACGCTGGTCACCGGCGTCGCCTTCGGGCTGATCGGGCTGGAACTCCACAACGCGATCCGGACGGCGTCCGGGCGGTGGGGCGAGATGCTCGGCTGGGCGGGGGCGGTCGTGGCCGTCGTCGTCCTCGTACGGCTCGTGTGGTTGCTGCCGGCCACGTGGCTCGCGCGGCGGCTGCACGCGAAGCGGGACTACGACGAGGAGATCCCGATGTCGTGGCGCGAGACCGTGGTGATGTGGTGGGCCGGGATGCGGGGGGTGGCGTCCGTGGCGCTGGCGCTGGCGATTCCGTTGGAGACGGACAGTGGGGTGCCGTTTCCCGACCGGGACGAGATCGTGTTCATTGCGTTCGGGGTGATCATGGGGACGCTGGTGCTCCAGGGGCTCACCCTGCCGTGGCTCGTGCGGAGGTTGGGGGTGCGGGCGGATGAGGGGGTCGAGAAGGAGTTCGAGAAGGAGCTGGCTGTGCGGGCGGCCAAGGCGGCGAAGCGGCGGCTGAAGGAGATCGAGGAGGTGGAGGAGCTGCCGGAGGAGTTGTCCGAACGGTTGTTGCGGCGGGCCTTCGAGATCGGGGTGCGGATCAGCCCGGAGGTGGGGGAGGAGGAGCGGCGGGAGGGGCATGAGCAGCGGGTGCGGCGGCTTCGGAGGATGCGGCGGATCCAGGGGGAGATGTTGAGCGCGGCTCGGCATGAGGTGTTGGCTGCGCGGAGTGAGGCCGGGGCGGATCCTGAGGTGGTGGATCGGGTGTTGCGGCATCTGGATGTGCGCAGCCTTCGGTGA
- a CDS encoding mechanosensitive ion channel family protein, which translates to MENLLRPLIVIGGSVVLTLLIGWTTDLLLRKADQRHHETPLWGLLRRGRIPYQLVLCAAFLRASYDEAQLLEQHRTAIGRALTLVLIGATAWLVIRIAAAIVETTYSRYARAHRDPARVRRVRTQVTLITRVVAAIVGVVAVASMLLTFPAMRAAGTSLLASAGLLGIVAGIAAQSTLSNLFAGLQIAFGDMVRLGDVVVVEGEWGTVDEITLTFLTVRTWDERRITMPVSYFTSKPFENWSRGGAQMTGTVFLHVDHAAPLPEMRERLRDILRGCPAWDGRFYDLTVTDSTPSTMEVRALVTAKDPDDLWTVRVTVREQLIHWLTESHPYALPRVNTADAVLPPTHPHAHTDGMAPRATRGRIHEPPRSTDRG; encoded by the coding sequence ATGGAGAATCTACTCCGCCCATTGATCGTCATCGGTGGCTCGGTCGTCCTCACGCTGCTCATCGGCTGGACGACCGATCTGCTGCTGCGCAAGGCGGACCAGCGGCACCACGAGACACCTCTGTGGGGCCTGCTGCGCCGCGGCCGCATCCCCTACCAACTGGTCCTGTGCGCGGCCTTCCTCAGAGCGTCGTACGACGAGGCGCAACTGCTGGAGCAGCACCGGACCGCCATCGGCCGGGCACTGACCCTCGTACTGATCGGCGCGACGGCCTGGTTGGTGATCCGGATCGCGGCGGCGATAGTGGAGACGACGTACAGCCGCTACGCCCGCGCCCACCGCGATCCGGCCCGGGTACGCCGGGTGCGGACCCAGGTGACGCTGATCACACGGGTGGTCGCGGCGATCGTCGGTGTGGTGGCCGTGGCCTCGATGCTGCTGACCTTCCCGGCGATGCGCGCGGCCGGCACCTCACTGCTGGCCTCGGCCGGACTCCTGGGCATCGTCGCCGGTATCGCCGCGCAGTCCACGCTGAGCAACCTCTTCGCCGGGCTCCAGATCGCCTTCGGCGACATGGTGCGCCTCGGTGACGTGGTCGTGGTGGAGGGCGAGTGGGGCACGGTCGACGAGATCACCCTCACCTTCCTGACGGTCCGCACCTGGGACGAACGCCGCATCACCATGCCGGTCTCCTACTTCACCTCGAAGCCCTTCGAGAACTGGTCTCGCGGCGGCGCTCAGATGACCGGCACGGTCTTCCTCCACGTCGACCACGCCGCGCCGCTGCCCGAGATGCGCGAGCGGCTCCGGGACATCCTGCGCGGCTGCCCCGCCTGGGACGGCCGCTTTTACGACCTGACCGTCACCGACTCGACCCCCTCGACCATGGAGGTCCGCGCCCTCGTCACGGCCAAGGACCCGGACGACCTGTGGACCGTCCGCGTCACCGTCCGCGAACAACTCATCCACTGGCTCACCGAGTCCCACCCCTACGCCCTCCCCCGCGTCAACACCGCCGACGCGGTCCTCCCCCCGACCCACCCCCACGCCCACACGGACGGCATGGCCCCCCGCGCCACACGAGGCCGCATCCACGAGCCACCGAGGTCGACGGACCGGGGCTGA
- a CDS encoding dienelactone hydrolase family protein: protein MNIMLFHSTYGLRPAVRAAADRLRAAGHEVWTPDLFDGRTFDTVEEGMAFNTELGREELLRRAVLAAAPYSERGLVYAGFSLGAATAQTLALGDKQARGLLLLHGTSDIAAAASVDDLPVQLHVAEPDPFEPDDWLSAWYLQMRKAGADVEVYRYAGAGHLYTDPDLPDYDEEAAEATWRVALGFLETL from the coding sequence ATGAACATCATGCTCTTCCATTCGACCTACGGCCTGAGGCCCGCGGTGCGCGCGGCCGCGGACCGGTTGCGCGCCGCCGGACACGAGGTGTGGACCCCCGACCTCTTCGACGGCCGGACGTTCGACACGGTCGAGGAGGGCATGGCCTTCAACACGGAGCTGGGCCGGGAGGAGTTGCTCAGACGGGCGGTCCTGGCCGCCGCGCCCTACTCGGAGCGAGGGCTCGTCTACGCCGGGTTCTCGCTGGGCGCCGCGACCGCGCAGACCCTGGCCCTGGGCGACAAGCAGGCCCGCGGGCTGCTGCTCCTGCACGGCACGTCGGACATCGCCGCCGCCGCGTCCGTGGACGACCTGCCGGTCCAACTGCATGTCGCCGAGCCCGACCCCTTCGAGCCGGACGACTGGCTGAGCGCCTGGTACCTCCAGATGCGCAAGGCCGGCGCCGACGTCGAGGTCTACAGATATGCGGGCGCCGGGCACCTCTACACCGACCCCGACCTGCCCGACTACGACGAGGAGGCCGCCGAGGCCACCTGGCGGGTGGCCCTCGGCTTCCTCGAAACCCTGTGA
- a CDS encoding alkaline phosphatase D family protein: MTSRRSHSSPNSPTQPSSGSPAPSRRTVVKAAAAGAVLAGPLAAAIPANAAEAPAFLHGVASGDPLPDGVLLWTRVTPTAAAIPGSGLGPDIEVGWTVSLDKAFTNIVAKGATTATATSDHTVKADVRGLAPATDYWFRFSAGGTDSPAARTRTAPAADAATTGLRFGVVSCANWEGGHFAAYRHLAARGDLDAWLHLGDYIYEYGTGEYGTRDKVVRPHAPTHEIVSLADYRVRHARYKTDPDLQALHAAAPCVAIWDDHEIANDAWSGGAENHTEGTEGTWAARQSAAKQAYFEWMPVRPAIAGTTYRRLRFGKLVDLSLLDLRSFRSQQVGIGDGEVDDPDRTLTGRAQIDWLKAGLKSSDTTWRLVGNSVMIAPFALGNLTADLFEPLAELLGLPTEGLALNPDQWDGYTDDRRELLAHLRANAIGNTVFLTGDIHMAWANDVPVNAGTYPLSASAATEFVVTSVTSDNLDDLVKVPEGTVSAVASPLIRAANRHVHWVDTDRHGYGVLDITAARAQMDFYVLSDRTKADATSSWARSYRTRSGTQKVERTYDPV; encoded by the coding sequence GTGACCAGTCGCAGATCTCACTCCAGCCCCAACTCCCCCACCCAGCCCAGCTCTGGGTCCCCCGCGCCCAGCCGCCGTACGGTCGTCAAGGCGGCCGCGGCCGGAGCCGTCCTCGCGGGCCCGCTGGCCGCCGCGATCCCGGCGAACGCCGCCGAGGCACCGGCGTTCCTGCACGGCGTCGCCTCCGGCGATCCGCTGCCCGACGGTGTCCTGCTGTGGACCCGGGTGACGCCCACCGCCGCCGCGATACCCGGCTCCGGGCTCGGCCCGGACATCGAGGTCGGCTGGACCGTCTCCCTGGACAAGGCGTTCACGAACATCGTCGCCAAGGGCGCGACCACCGCGACCGCCACCTCCGACCACACCGTCAAGGCGGACGTACGCGGCCTCGCGCCCGCCACGGACTACTGGTTCCGTTTCTCCGCGGGCGGCACCGACTCGCCCGCCGCCCGCACCCGCACCGCCCCGGCCGCCGACGCCGCCACGACCGGCCTGCGCTTCGGCGTGGTCTCGTGCGCCAACTGGGAGGGCGGCCACTTCGCCGCCTACCGTCATCTCGCCGCGCGCGGCGACCTGGACGCGTGGCTGCATCTCGGCGACTACATCTACGAGTACGGCACCGGCGAGTACGGCACCCGCGACAAGGTCGTACGGCCGCACGCGCCGACCCACGAGATCGTCTCCCTCGCCGACTACCGCGTCCGGCACGCCCGTTACAAGACCGACCCGGACCTTCAAGCCCTGCACGCGGCCGCGCCGTGCGTCGCCATCTGGGACGACCACGAGATCGCCAACGACGCGTGGTCGGGCGGCGCCGAGAACCACACCGAGGGCACGGAGGGCACCTGGGCGGCCCGTCAGTCGGCGGCCAAGCAGGCGTACTTCGAGTGGATGCCGGTGCGCCCGGCGATCGCGGGCACCACCTACCGCCGGCTGCGTTTCGGCAAGCTCGTCGACCTCTCGCTGCTGGACCTGCGCTCCTTCCGCTCGCAGCAGGTGGGGATCGGCGACGGCGAGGTCGACGACCCGGACCGCACTCTGACCGGCCGGGCCCAGATCGACTGGCTGAAGGCCGGGTTGAAGTCCTCCGACACGACCTGGCGGCTGGTCGGCAACTCGGTGATGATCGCCCCGTTCGCCCTCGGCAACCTCACCGCCGACCTGTTCGAGCCCCTGGCCGAGCTGCTCGGACTGCCGACGGAGGGCCTCGCCCTCAACCCCGACCAGTGGGACGGCTACACCGACGACCGCCGCGAACTCCTCGCCCATCTGCGGGCGAACGCGATCGGCAACACGGTCTTCCTCACCGGCGACATCCACATGGCCTGGGCCAACGACGTGCCGGTCAACGCCGGTACGTACCCGCTGTCGGCCTCGGCCGCCACGGAGTTCGTCGTGACCTCGGTCACCTCCGACAACCTCGACGACCTCGTCAAGGTCCCGGAAGGCACCGTCTCCGCGGTGGCGTCCCCGCTGATCCGCGCCGCCAACCGGCACGTCCACTGGGTCGACACCGACCGGCACGGCTACGGCGTCCTGGACATCACCGCCGCGCGGGCGCAGATGGACTTCTACGTCCTCTCCGACCGCACGAAGGCCGACGCGACGTCGTCCTGGGCGCGCTCGTACCGGACGCGCAGCGGGACGCAGAAAGTGGAGCGCACGTACGACCCCGTGTAG
- a CDS encoding DsbA family protein, with amino-acid sequence MSKRNSKEAKSAARERLRLERERQARRAKVRRQAIVASSIVAVLAIAGGIGYAVVQNNKPTKWEEAAAATVVAPANTSGKNGTTVLIGDSKTDNVVHLYEDPRCPACASFEQTVGETVDKGMEDGDYKLSFTIGTFLDGNLGGEGSKNALSALGAALNVSPEAFLDYKTALYSTKYHPAESTDEFAEDSYLIKVADTVDALKNNKKFQDAVKKGTYDAWAMKMSKSFEDADGVKSTPTIKINDKAITNPSTVAEWETALKDAGVTK; translated from the coding sequence ATGAGCAAGCGGAACAGCAAGGAAGCGAAGTCGGCGGCCCGTGAGCGGCTGCGCCTGGAGCGCGAGCGTCAGGCCAGGCGCGCCAAGGTCAGGCGGCAGGCGATCGTGGCGTCCTCGATCGTCGCGGTCCTCGCGATAGCCGGCGGCATCGGCTACGCCGTCGTCCAGAACAACAAGCCCACCAAGTGGGAGGAGGCCGCCGCCGCCACGGTGGTCGCCCCGGCCAACACCTCGGGCAAGAACGGCACCACCGTGCTGATCGGCGATTCCAAGACCGACAACGTCGTTCACCTGTACGAGGACCCGCGCTGCCCGGCCTGCGCCAGCTTCGAGCAGACCGTCGGCGAGACCGTCGACAAGGGCATGGAGGACGGCGACTACAAGCTCTCCTTCACGATCGGCACCTTCCTCGACGGCAACCTCGGCGGCGAGGGCTCGAAGAACGCGCTGAGCGCGCTCGGCGCCGCCCTGAACGTCAGCCCCGAGGCCTTCCTCGACTACAAGACCGCGCTGTACTCGACGAAGTACCACCCGGCGGAGTCGACCGACGAGTTCGCCGAGGACAGCTACCTGATCAAGGTCGCGGACACGGTCGACGCGCTCAAGAACAACAAGAAGTTCCAGGACGCCGTCAAGAAGGGCACCTACGACGCCTGGGCGATGAAGATGAGCAAGTCCTTCGAGGACGCCGACGGCGTCAAGTCGACCCCGACCATCAAGATCAACGACAAGGCGATCACCAACCCGTCCACGGTCGCGGAGTGGGAGACGGCGCTGAAGGACGCGGGCGTCACCAAGTAA
- a CDS encoding DUF2252 domain-containing protein, translating to MSVPQLDDERRGEEILAVFDTAFGRLLAADPAAFRVKFRKMAASAFAFYRGTACLFYHDLDEEKAPGPYLDERTSRVWIHGDLHAENFGTYMDSTGRLIFNVNDFDEAYVAPFTWDLKRFAASVALIGYAKALSDEQITELVETYAAAYRERIHAIAAGAKRDEVPPFTLDTAQGPLLDALRDARSLTRFGLLDSMTEIREFERRFAPGGGSIELDAATRYKVLAAFDGYLETLPESSLTRPDSYRVKDVVGRRGIGIGSAGLPSYNILLEGQSDALENDVVIYIKQAQTPAVSRHITDQRIRDYFEHEGHRTVISQRALQAHADPWLGWTELDGAGQLVAEVSPYAVDLDWSDIDDPEEIAAVVADLGRATATMHAAADDLTGQSLVPFSTERAIDAAIAADEDGFAPLLVDFAHAYGARARADHQIFVDLFRNGRIPGL from the coding sequence ATGTCGGTTCCGCAGCTCGACGACGAGCGACGCGGCGAGGAGATCCTCGCCGTCTTCGACACCGCGTTCGGCCGGCTCCTGGCCGCCGACCCGGCCGCGTTCCGCGTGAAGTTCCGGAAGATGGCGGCCTCGGCCTTCGCGTTCTACCGGGGCACGGCGTGCCTCTTCTACCACGACCTCGACGAGGAGAAGGCGCCCGGCCCGTACCTCGACGAGCGCACCTCGCGCGTGTGGATCCACGGCGACCTGCACGCGGAGAACTTCGGCACGTACATGGACTCCACGGGCCGCCTGATCTTCAACGTGAACGACTTCGACGAGGCGTACGTCGCCCCCTTCACCTGGGACCTGAAGCGCTTCGCCGCCTCCGTGGCGCTCATCGGGTACGCGAAGGCGCTCAGCGACGAGCAGATCACCGAACTGGTGGAGACCTACGCGGCCGCCTACCGCGAGCGGATCCACGCCATAGCGGCCGGCGCCAAGCGGGACGAGGTGCCTCCCTTCACGCTGGACACCGCCCAGGGCCCCCTCCTGGACGCGCTGCGCGACGCCCGCTCGCTGACCCGCTTCGGGCTGCTGGACTCGATGACGGAGATCCGGGAGTTCGAGCGCCGCTTCGCGCCGGGCGGCGGCTCCATCGAGCTGGACGCGGCGACCCGCTACAAGGTGCTGGCCGCCTTCGACGGCTATCTGGAGACGCTCCCGGAGTCCTCGCTGACCCGCCCCGACTCATATCGCGTGAAGGACGTCGTCGGCCGCCGGGGCATCGGCATCGGCTCGGCGGGGCTGCCGTCGTACAACATCCTGCTGGAGGGGCAGAGCGACGCCCTGGAGAACGACGTCGTGATCTACATCAAGCAGGCCCAGACCCCGGCCGTCTCCCGCCACATCACCGACCAGCGGATCCGTGACTACTTCGAGCACGAGGGCCACCGCACGGTGATCTCCCAGCGCGCCCTCCAGGCGCACGCCGACCCGTGGCTGGGCTGGACCGAGCTGGACGGCGCGGGCCAGCTAGTCGCCGAGGTGTCGCCGTACGCGGTGGACCTGGACTGGAGCGACATCGACGACCCGGAGGAGATCGCGGCGGTCGTCGCCGACCTCGGCCGGGCCACGGCCACGATGCACGCGGCGGCGGACGACCTGACCGGGCAGTCCCTGGTGCCGTTCTCCACGGAGCGGGCCATCGACGCGGCGATCGCGGCCGACGAGGACGGCTTCGCCCCGCTCCTGGTGGACTTCGCGCACGCGTACGGCGCACGCGCGCGTGCGGACCACCAGATCTTCGTCGACCTGTTCCGCAACGGCCGGATCCCCGGCCTGTAG